The genomic segment ATGGTGCACTTGCCGCTGCGGCCCCCGTTGCCGTCCTGTCCGAACCGCCCGGCGTTGCCCTCGCTGCCGCCGGCGCCGCGTTCGGGCCTGTTCGTGTAAGGGTCGCTCGCGGCGTAGTCGTCGATCTCCGGGATGTCGCCCGGCGCCCCCGGCCTTCCCGGCGCCCCGTCACGGCCGCCGGCGCCACCGAAGCCGCCGGCGCAGTCGAGCACGAACGCGGTCTCGAGTTCACGGGTGGCGAGGATCACCGTGATGTCCCCGCCCTCGCCGCCGTTGCCCCCGTTGCCGCCCTCGCCACCGTCACCCCCATCACCGCCATCGCCCGAGAAGTAGCCGTCCCCCCCGGTCCCACCCCGACCGCCGTCGCCGCCACCGCCACCGCCACCCCCGTCGCCGCCCCGGCTGAGGATGGTGACGGGCGGGTCGTGCAGACGGCGGATGTAGTAGGCGGGCGGCTTTCCGGGGGCGCGCACCTCGAACAGCACCAGACGTTCCAGGGCATCGAGCGTGCGCACCTCGCGAGCCACTACCCGGAGGTCCGGGCCGTAACCGCCATGCGTCCCGTGCTGGCCGTAACCGCCGCGGCCGCCGGGCCTGCCGTCGCCGGCGCGCCCGAACATGCGGCCGTTGTCGCGGCCGCGCGCCCCGTCGCGACCCTTCCGTCCGGCGCTGCCGTCCCGTCCCGGCCTCCCCGTGAAGGAGAGCACGTCCTGTTTCATGAGCGGGACGATGCTGAGGAAGTCGGGCGCGTACCGTTGCCGGATGGACAGAGGGGAGGCCCGGGACGCGCCGCGGTAGTTCACCGAGACGACAAGCGAGCGGCCGATCAGCGCCCTGGGCTCGGCGAAGCGCACCACATGGGTCTTGGGCTCGTAGACCCCGTTCTCCACCCGAACGGCCAACCGGGCAGGCGGCAGCGGGTACGTGTCGTCGAGGTGCGATCCGCGGCCCTCACGTCCCAGGACCCAGCTCCTTCCGGCGGCATCCTTCACCCGGAGGTCAAGTCTGGCGCTTCCGCCCGGTATGATCGTTCGGACACCGGCCAGCGGCCCGGCGAACTCCATGGACGCCACCGCGTCGCGATCCGGTCCGCGCCAGATGGCCGGATCGTTGTCGAAACGGAGACGCCTCGACGGACCTGCGTCGCCGTACGCGACGGCCGCGTCGAACGGCTCTTCGCTGTCCGGAACCGCCGCGACCAGCGTCGTCCAGTCGTCGCCGGCGCGGGCGAAATGGGTAAGCCCGACCGTAAGCCTCGAGCGCGGGATGGGGAAGTCGGCGTCGAACGGGGTGAAGCTCCGCCCTTCACGGTCGTGTGCGGCGATCTCGAGCCGGTACCGTTCGCCCGGGATGAGCGCGGTGCCCGGGCGGATCTCGTGTTCCTTGTCCTCGTGCTTCCATAAAAGCCGGACGTGGAACTCGGTCACGTCCTCCGGCTCCGGGCCCTCGATGCGGGCGAAGTCGGGACGGTAACGCCGGACGGCCCGGATTTCCGGCGCGGCCGCCAGGGAGACAATGATCTCGTAGCCGGTCTCCGGAATCCGCCCACGGTCCGCGCTGAGGCGAACCTGTCCGGTGTCGCGATCGTAGTCCCCCCCGCGCACGGCGACCAGGAAATCCGCGGCGTTCTCGAGACGGCGCTTCCTTCCCTCGCTGTCCGTGACGGTGACGTCACCGATGGACAGGGTGGAGCCCGGCAACACCAGCGAACCTTCGGCCGGGGCCGCGGGTGGGTGGAAGCTCAACGCCGCCGGGGGTGGCTGGGTGGCGGCACAACCCGAGAGGAGCCACAACGCCCACAGGCACAGCGGCGGAAGGAGCGCTTGCAGCCGGGCCCGGCGCGGCCGGAGAGAGAAGTTCGAGGGCGCCATCACAACGGATCGATGCTGCCTTGAACTCAACGACGCCGCGGAACGATCTCGTATTCGAGTTGGCCCACCGTCCAGTTGTCACGGAGCGCCGCGCCGGCCTTTCCGGCGGGGCCGCTGGCGCCCAGCACTTCGGAGAGCTCCACCACGTAGGCCTCCGGTCTCGAGATGACCAACAGGTCCTTGTGCCGTGAAGACAACTCTTCAAGCGCCGCGCTGTCGTCCGAGACCACCGCGATCAGCATGCCCCGGCCGATGGGCGGCAAGGCCTGGACGCGCAACCCGGATTGTCTTCCCGGCAGGACCACACGCTCGCCCGCGCGGATTCTTTTCGGCACGCCGGCCTGCACACTCAGACGATTGGGGAAGAGCTGGTACAGGCGTCCGGCCGTATCCACGTCCAGCAGCACCAGGTTCCCGGCCCGCTCGCTCTCCACCACCACTTCGATGTCGTCGCCCACGAGGACCTTGGAACCAGGCCGGATCTCGATCCGGACGCTCCCCCGCCCGCCGGCGGCCCGCGGTTGCTCGGACTCCGGCCGATCCGACCGGGGCCGCGCCAGCAGGTCCCTGGCAAAGCTGGCGGTGGCGGACAAACGCTCGGCGTTCGCCGCCGCGAACACCGGCTCGTCGAGACGGCCCGCCGAGGCAAAGAGCTGCGGCGTCAGCCCGCGCGCACAGTCGGCGACATGCCGTTCGCAATACGCGTTGGACGCCTCCACGAGGTATTGGCGCAATTCCCGCACCGTCACCGTGCCATCCGTGTTCGCGTCGGCCTTGCCTTCCTCAACTCCTCTCAGGAACAACCGTGTAAAGACACTACCACGATCGACGCTGCCGCCGGGCCATGCCGGTACTTCCCGGGCCACCAGTGCCGGCTGGTCCACCCGCGACGCGGCCCATACCGTCATCCCCGGATGAATGGAAGCGAGAAACGACTCGGGCTCCCCCGCGCCCGCGGAACGGCCGATGCTCTTGGTCGCGGCAACCCGGTCCAACGCTCCGTCCGCAAGTCGGGGAGACTTTACGTACATGGGTTCGTCCGGGCTTCCGGCCGCCGCGCCCGCGTGGCCGGTATCGAGCACCACGTGCACTCGACGGTCCGTGAGCCGGCCGAGCAACGTCGCCATCTCGTCGTCCGTGATCATGCCCGCGAGTTCCCCACGGCTGCCCAACGACGCATCCGCCGGCACCAGCGTCTCTTCGCGCCCATCGCCTTCGTCGCCGCCGGAGTCGAGCTGCTGGAATCCGTGCCCGCTG from the Deltaproteobacteria bacterium genome contains:
- a CDS encoding caspase family protein, which produces MTLGRRVRCVWGTAVGFWAVVATGGLGGTVSAGHANTGEIIRSGEIAQGLTKGFRITLPAIQFEFDSDRLTATAHTQLTELARALGAKSLQARSFSIQGHTDSTGSDDYNRSLSLRRARAVKRHIAAATGIASERLVEVGFGESLPIRGVPPEDPRNRRVEIVNLGMVTPSSASGKRALLIGVDAYRYLTGLLGAPVNDAREMRAFLIRQLGYHYEDVKLLLDGDATRGRILGEIQDWLVDGTKPGDEVFLYFSGHGFQQLDSGGDEGDGREETLVPADASLGSRGELAGMITDDEMATLLGRLTDRRVHVVLDTGHAGAAAGSPDEPMYVKSPRLADGALDRVAATKSIGRSAGAGEPESFLASIHPGMTVWAASRVDQPALVAREVPAWPGGSVDRGSVFTRLFLRGVEEGKADANTDGTVTVRELRQYLVEASNAYCERHVADCARGLTPQLFASAGRLDEPVFAAANAERLSATASFARDLLARPRSDRPESEQPRAAGGRGSVRIEIRPGSKVLVGDDIEVVVESERAGNLVLLDVDTAGRLYQLFPNRLSVQAGVPKRIRAGERVVLPGRQSGLRVQALPPIGRGMLIAVVSDDSAALEELSSRHKDLLVISRPEAYVVELSEVLGASGPAGKAGAALRDNWTVGQLEYEIVPRRR